One Salvia splendens isolate huo1 chromosome 22, SspV2, whole genome shotgun sequence DNA segment encodes these proteins:
- the LOC121785807 gene encoding protein SYM1-like, which produces MAASLKCFSSSTQFIQRRQHLSLPKSLPHHFSAPSNPFLNPNLAVKIRWPINAVTEEREVPEQTDDQDDVKGSISRKLEEFKEEFVNSDRLLNAAIVLGAGTLAITKLLTIDHDYWQGWTLYEVLRYAPEHNWTAYEEALKEHPVLSKMVISGIVYSVGDWIAQCYEGKPLLEFDRTRMFRSGLVGFTLHGSLSHYYYQFCEALFPFKDWWVVPAKVAFDQTVWSAVWNSIYYVVLGLLRGESLEKIVIELKATFVPLLTAGWKLWPFAHLITYGVIPVEQRLLWVDCVELIWVTILSTYSNEKSEERISEASEPNPNGKSLEE; this is translated from the exons ATGGCTGCTTCTCTCAAGTGTTTCTCTTCATCTACACAGTTTATACAACGCCGGCAGCATCTGAGCCTCCCAAAATCCCTACCTCATCACTTCTCCGCCCCTTCCAACCCATTTTTGAACCCTAATCTCGCAGTCAAAATCCGGTGGCCCATCAACGCCGTCACTGAGGAGAGAGAAGTCCCTGAGCAAACCGACGATCAAGATGATGTAAAGGGCTCGATTTCAAGAAAATTGGAGGAATTCAAGGAGGAGTTCGTTAATTCTGACAGGTTGCTTAATGCTGCTATAGTCCTTGGTGCTGGCACCCTTGCCATCACCAAATTGCTCACCATTGATCACGATTATTGGCAG GGATGGACTCTTTATGAGGTGCTGAGATATGCACCTGAGCACAACTGGACCGCGTATGAAGAAGCTCTGAAAGAGCATCCCGTGTTGTCAAAGATGGTGATAAGTGGGATTGTTTACTCTGTTGGAGATTGGATTGCTCAA TGTTATGAAGGGAAGCCTCTGTTAGAGTTTGACAGGACGCGGATGTTTAGGTCCGGCCTTGTTGGGTTCACACTCCACGGATCACTTTCCCATTACTACTACCAATTCTGTGAG GCTCTATTCCCTTTCAAGGATTGGTGGGTGGTCCCTGCCAAAGTTGCATTTGACCAAACCGTGTGGTCGGCTGTGTGGAACAGCATCTATTATGTGGTGCTGGGATTGTTGCGCGGTGAATCCCTGGAGAAAATTGTCATTGAACTGAAAGCGACGTTTGTGCCTTTGTTGACT GCGGGTTGGAAGCTCTGGCCTTTCGCTCATTTGATCACGTACGGAGTGATTCCAGTCGAGCAACGCCTCTTATGGGTGGATTGCGTGGAGCTGATTTGGGTTACTATACTCTCAAC TTACTCGAATGAGAAATCTGAAGAGCGGATATCCGAGGCGTCTGAACCCAATCCCAATGGCAAGTCTCTCGAG GAGTAA
- the LOC121785858 gene encoding dolichyl-diphosphooligosaccharide--protein glycosyltransferase subunit DAD1-like, translated as MGKSATTRDVHALFHSLRSAYAATANHLKIIDLYIVFAIVTAVIQVTYMAIVGSFPFNSFLSGVLSCVGTAVLAVSLRIQVNKDNKEFKDLPPERAFADFVLCNLVLHLVIMNFLG; from the exons ATGGGGAAATCAGCGACGACGAGGGATGTCCACGCACTGTTTCACTCTCTTCGCTCTGCCTACGCCGCAACCGCTAATCATCTCAAG ATCATCGATCTCTACATTGTCTTCGCGATCGTCACCGCTGTGATTCAG GTTACTTACATGGCTATTGTTGGATCATTCCCATTTAACTCCTTTCTTTCTGGTGTACTTTCATGCGTGGGAACCGCTGTCCTTGCTG TTAGTCTccgaattcaagtaaacaaagACAACAAGGAATTCAAG GATTTACCTCCTGAGCGTGCTTTTGCAGATTTTGTACTCTGCAATCTAGTGCTTCATTTGGTTATTATGAACTTCCTCGGATAA
- the LOC121786456 gene encoding ring canal kelch protein-like, with product MGSLSPLLHRSSAASHRIFVPFCDRNAAAGDATTFIDCYTPSTNTWHRVTSIPASAEGLVLKDFSMVAFGHHIYVLGGRLCRRPAEVGSSAAAVDGEFRPRAVATVRRYDVGADRWEMCAEMSEARFSFACTVCGGGIYVAGGQSLPGRARGISSSEVYDPATDQWRSLANMSRMRYKCVGVTWKRRILVVGGFVGGENFGPYDHIARSSAEVYDAERDKWIYVARMWDLDVPPRQIVAVNDKLFSSGDCLQSWKGHIESYDEKESIWNVVHRSSFNCMSPTYTAEGTTSTGRCYITMAPVRNHLYFLTGYSMPGEGSLLRSEVHVFDTSNSGGGWRSLESIDEVGEKELCGHCCVLSDDE from the exons ATGGGCTCTCTCTCTCCGCTCCTCCACCGCAGCTCCGCCGCCTCCCACCGGATCTTCGTCCCCTTCTGCGACCGGAACGCGGCTGCGGGCGACGCCACCACGTTCATCGATTGCTACACGCCGTCCACCAACACGTGGCACCGCGTCACCTCGATCCCGGCATCTGCCGAGGGTTTAGTCTTGAAGGACTTTTCCATGGTGGCGTTCGGCCACCACATTTACGTGTTGGGCGGCCGCCTCTGCCGGCGGCCGGCCGAGGTGGgatcctccgccgccgccgtggATGGGGAGTTCCGGCCGAGGGCCGTGGCGACGGTGCGGCGGTATGATGTGGGAGCGGATCGGTGGGAGATGTGCGCGGAGATGTCGGAAGCGAGGTTTAGCTTCGCGTGCACCGTTTGCGGCGGGGGGATATATGTGGCCGGCGGGCAGAGCTTGCCGGGGCGGGCGAGGGGGATATCGTCGTCGGAAGTTTATGATCCGGCGACGGATCAGTGGAGATCGCTTGCGAATATGAGTAGAATGAG GTACAAATGCGTGGGCGTGACGTGGAAACGAAGAATCCTCGTAGTTGGAGGTTTCGTCGGCGGCGAGAATTTCGGCCCCTATGACCATATTGCCCGAAGCTCCGCCGAAGTCTACGATGCAGAGAGGGATAAGTGGATCTACGTAGCTCGAATGTGGGACCTAGACGTCCCGCCGCGACAAATCGTGGCGGTGAACGACAAGCTCTTCAGCTCCGGCGACTGCCTCCAGTCGTGGAAAGGACACATAGAATCCTACGACGAGAAAGAAAGCATTTGGAATGTGGTCCATCGCTCCAGTTTCAATTGCATGTCCCCTACCTACACTGCGGAGGGGACGACCTCCACGGGGAGATGCTACATTACCATGGCTCCTGTTAGAAACCACCTCTACTTCCTCACCGGGTATAGCATGCCCGGGGAGGGTTCGCTCTTGAGATCGGAGGTTCATGTTTTCGACACCTCCAATAGTGGGGGCGGGTGGCGAAGCTTGGAGTCGATAGATGAGGTTGGGGAGAAAGAGTTATGTGGACATTGCTGTGTGTTGAGTGATGATGAATAA